The following are encoded in a window of Phaseolus vulgaris cultivar G19833 chromosome 3, P. vulgaris v2.0, whole genome shotgun sequence genomic DNA:
- the LOC137839240 gene encoding uncharacterized protein yields the protein MFIICNAILALLAIQVEFQASTIGTKAQVSEGAFLTIEEQEFEEAKMQEEYSEQVSAAEHDTDALFIAEEDDELGTDTTMETKEDELENTDELNRKFEEFIRKMKEEMRNEAEGQLIEV from the coding sequence ATGTTTATCATCTGTAATGCCATCCTTGCTCTTCTAGCCATTCAAGTAGAATTTCAAGCTTCCACGATCGGAACCAAGGCACAAGTTTCTGAAGGAGCTTTTCTTACGATTGAAGAACAGGAATTTGAAGAAGCGAAAATGCAAGAAGAATATTCTGAACAAGTATCAGCAGCTGAACATGACACAGACGCGTTGTTTATtgcagaagaagatgatgaattaGGTACTGATACAACAATGGAAACAAAGGAAGATGAACTAGAAAATACAGATGAATTGAATAGAAAGTTCGAAGAGTTTATAAGGAAAATGAAGGAGGAGATGAGGAATGAAGCTGAAGGACAACTAATTGAAGTGTAG
- the LOC137806805 gene encoding TPD1 protein homolog 1-like produces MKVGLKITKARIFCMVSVASLFPMLLVRDVLIHREGERDTGIAEMFFSKGNPTVITSRKLLQSADDGGLNHIGMVCSKDDIVIYQGEVPPLPTGIPSYTVQIMNMCASDCDIEYIRLHCGWFSSARLINPRVFRRVGYDDCLVNDGKPLASGKTISFQYSNTFRYPLSVSSVVCS; encoded by the exons ATGAAAGTTGGGTTAAAAATTACCAAAGCTCGAATCTTTTGCATGGTCTCTGTTGCCTCGCTCTTTCCCATGCTTTTAG TGAGGGATGTGCTGATTCACAGGGAAGGTGAGAGGGACACAGGCATTGCAGAGATGTTTTTCTCCAAAGGAAACCCAACAGTAATCACCTCTCGGAAGCTGCTGCAATCTGCTG ATGATGGGGGCTTGAACCATATAGGAATGGTGTGCTCAAAGGACGACATAGTGATATATCAAGGGGAAGTGCCCCCTCTTCCCACGGGGATTCCTTCGTACACAGTCCAAATAATGAACATGTGCGCCAGTGATTGCGACATAGAATACATACGCCTTCACTGTGGGTGGTTCAGCTCAGCACGTTTGATAAACCCCAGAGTGTTTCGTAGAGTTGGATACGATGATTGCCTCGTCAATGATGGGAAACCTCTTGCCTCAGGAAAAACCATCTCCTTTCAATATTCCAACACTTTTCGCTACCCTCTCTCCGTTTCATCTGTTGTTTGCTCCTAA
- the LOC137806804 gene encoding uncharacterized protein yields MMSVNLRAKLHVPIPFSNPPLCVKPVKLVVVSSYGKDLKHGPSSKFAISLREDRGSEEHRRRVALLKHENGILHSSVVIMGAVCVGILAVIVSEEKALALGPQGPLVEEFWDNVRRYGLYALTVSTGALYTIFRPIVDLLKNPISAIFILLLFGGSLYIVSQVLSAMVGVSEFSYDYGY; encoded by the coding sequence ATGATGAGTGTGAACTTGAGAGCAAAGCTTCACGTTCCAATTCCTTTTTCAAACCCTCCACTGTGTGTGAAACCCGTGAAATTAGTGGTAGTATCGTCGTATGGCAAAGACTTGAAGCATGGACCTTCTTCCAAATTTGCAATCAGTCTGAGAGAAGACAGAGGAAGTGAAGAGCATAGACGGAGGGTGGCTCTGCTGAAACATGAGAATGGGATTTTGCATTCCAGTGTTGTGATAATGGGAGCGGTGTGTGTGGGGATTTTGGCGGTGATTGTGAGTGAGGAGAAGGCCTTGGCATTGGGCCCTCAAGGCCCACTGGTGGAAGAGTTTTGGGACAACGTCAGGAGATATGGCCTCTACGCTCTCACCGTCAGCACAGGTGCTCTTTACACCATCTTCCGCCCTATAGTCGACCTTCTCAAGAATCCCATTTCGGCCATtttcattcttcttcttttcgGGGGTTCCCTCTACATTGTCTCGCAAGTCCTCTCTGCCATGGTTGGTGTCTCTGAATTTTCTTACGATTATGGATACTAG
- the LOC137806806 gene encoding cytochrome P450 71D8-like, which produces MDFQPSLLVFAPFLLLLFWFTRIYKNKITVKSVVHKLPPGPWKLPVIGNLHQLARADTLPHHTLQSLSHKYGPLMHLQLGEISAVIVSSPDMAKEIMKTHDLNFVQRPQLLCPKILAYGSTDIAFAPYGEYWRQMRKICTLELLSAKRVHSFSFIREEEVAKLIRSIQLCACAGSQVNVSENVFSFLSTLVSRTAFGKKSEKGNELLCLLKKGAELAGGFDLADLFPSLKAVHFLTRMKTKLENMHKELDKILESIISEHQSKHRNGDAEENLVDVLLRVQQSATLEVPLTINNIKAVIWDIFGAGTDTSATVLEWGMSELLKNPRVMKKAQVEIREAFRGKKRIGESEVYELSYLKLVIKETLRLHPPVPLLLPRECRDSCKIGGYDIPRKTKVIINAWALGRDPKHWYDAQKFIPERFDGTGFDFKGNNFEYIPFGAGRRICPGILLGLANVELPLAALLYHFDWKLPNGMKPQDLDMTEAFGATVGRKNNLYLIPTLYDYSLNHAITT; this is translated from the exons ATGGATTTCCAACCTTCCTTACTGGTTTTTGCCCCATTCCTCTTGTTGCTGTTCTGGTTTACTAGGATTTACAAGAACAAAATCACAGTGAAGAGCGTGGTTCATAAGCTTCCCCCAGGCCCATGGAAGTTGCCTGTAATAGGCAACCTTCACCAACTGGCAAGGGCAGACACACTTCCACACCATACCCTTCAAAGTCTATCACACAAATACGGACCTCTGATGCACCTTCAACTGGGTGAAATTTCTGCTGTGATTGTGTCATCCCCTGACATGGCAAAGGAGATAATGAAGACACATGATCTTAATTTTGTGCAGAGGCCACAACTACTTTGTCCTAAAATCCTGGCCTATGGATCAACCGATATTGCCTTTGCTCCATACGGCGAGTACTGGAGACAGATGAGGAAAATATGTACACTAGAGCTTCTTAGTGCCAAAAGGGTTCACTCTTTCTCCTTCATTCGTGAAGAAGAGGTGGCTAAGCTCATACGATCCATTCAATTGTGTGCATGTGCAGGTTCACAAGTTAATGTTTCTGagaatgttttttcttttctgagcACCCTTGTTTCAAGGACAGCCTTTGGTAAAAAATCTGAGAAGGGGAATGAACTTCTGTGTTTGCTCAAGAAAGGAGCGGAACTCGCAGGAGGGTTtgaccttgctgatttgttcccTTCATTGAAAGCTGTTCATTTCTTAACTAGGATGAAAACTAAGCTGGAGAACATGCATAAAGAACTGGACAAGATTTTAGAAAGTATCATCAGCGAGCATCAATCAAAGCATAGAAACGGAGATGCAGAAGAAAATCTGGTTGATGTTCTTTTGCGCGTGCAGCAAAGTGCCACCCTGGAGGTTCCACTCACAATTAACAACATCAAAGCCGTTATATGG GACATATTCGGGGCAGGGACGGATACTTCGGCAACAGTACTAGAGTGGGGTATGTCAGAGCTGTTGAAAAACCCAAGAGTGATGAAAAAAGCACAGGTTGAAATAAGAGAAGCTTTTAGGGGAAAGAAAAGAATTGGTGAGAGTGAGGTATATGAACTAAGCTACTTGAAGTTGGTGATCAAAGAAACTTTAAGGTTACATCCACCTGTTCCTCTATTGCTCCCAAGAGAATGCAGGGATTCATGCAAGATAGGTGGATATGATATACCTAGGAAGACTAAAGTGATAATAAATGCATGGGCACTTGGAAGAGATCCCAAGCATTGGTATGATGCTCAGAAGTTTATACCTGAGAGATTTGATGGCACTGGTTTTGATTTTAAAGGGAATAATTTTGAGTACATTCCTTTTGGGGCAGGGAGGAGAATTTGTCCTGGAATTTTACTTGGCTTAGCTAATGTTGAACTTCCTCTGGCTGCATTGCTCTATCACTTTGACTGGAAACTACCCAATGGAATGAAACCACAGGACTTGGATATGACAGAAGCCTTTGGAGCTACAGTGGGAAGAAAAAACAACCTTTATCTCATACCAACTCTGTATGACTATTCCCTTAATCATGCCATCACCACATGA